A genome region from Deltaproteobacteria bacterium includes the following:
- a CDS encoding CfrBI family restriction endonuclease, with protein sequence MGKCNPESADAVIARDSKVFIADKLSETNKRQFS encoded by the coding sequence ATGGGGAAATGTAACCCTGAAAGTGCTGATGCAGTTATAGCAAGGGACAGCAAGGTTTTTATTGCTGACAAATTATCAGAAACAAATAAACGGCAGTTCAGTTAA
- the gltX gene encoding glutamate--tRNA ligase, translating into MQEIRTRFAPSPTGYLHIGGARTALFNYLFAKQHKGKFILRIEDTDVARSTDESTKAILDAMEWLGLRYDEGPFFQSQRFALYREHAYKLLKDGNAYKCYCAPEELEKRRQEALKQGRPPRYDGRCKGEGDKDKPFAVRFKSPQTGATIVQDHIKGVTRFENSEMDDLIILRSDSTPTYNLCVVVDDATMGITHVIRGDDHLNNTPKQILMYQAFNYPVPEFAHVPMILGSDKTRLSKRHGATSVMAYKDMGYLPHALVNYLARLGWSHGDEEIFLMAELIKKFSLENVGKSSGVFNPEKLLWLNAHYIKEAKPEEIAKLLRPFFEAKGLKVQDDEKLKMAVQTLQERSKTLLEMAEGGEFYFKDDVVYDENSAKKFLTPDIKDILQKLIDKLKGTEPFSHDNIQKAFQELLDETGLKLGKLAQPVRVLLTGKTVSPGIFEIIEVLGREKTISRIEKSKEFIPDNA; encoded by the coding sequence ATGCAGGAAATACGCACCCGTTTTGCGCCATCGCCCACAGGTTATCTTCACATAGGCGGGGCAAGGACAGCGCTTTTTAATTACCTTTTTGCCAAACAGCATAAAGGTAAATTTATCTTAAGGATTGAGGATACTGATGTTGCCCGTTCAACAGATGAGTCAACAAAGGCAATCCTTGATGCAATGGAATGGCTTGGTCTTAGGTATGATGAAGGACCATTTTTTCAAAGTCAGAGATTTGCTCTTTACAGGGAGCATGCCTACAAACTTTTAAAAGATGGTAATGCCTACAAGTGTTACTGCGCACCAGAGGAACTTGAAAAAAGAAGACAGGAGGCATTAAAACAAGGCAGACCTCCAAGATATGACGGCAGGTGCAAAGGTGAAGGTGATAAGGATAAGCCTTTTGCTGTGAGGTTTAAATCACCTCAAACAGGCGCCACCATTGTCCAAGACCATATAAAAGGGGTTACAAGATTTGAAAACAGTGAGATGGATGATTTGATAATTTTAAGAAGCGACTCTACACCAACATACAATCTCTGTGTTGTTGTTGATGATGCGACAATGGGGATTACCCATGTGATAAGGGGCGATGATCACCTGAACAATACGCCAAAGCAGATTTTAATGTATCAGGCATTTAATTATCCTGTGCCTGAATTTGCCCATGTTCCGATGATTCTTGGCTCTGATAAAACAAGACTGTCAAAGAGGCATGGCGCTACATCTGTGATGGCTTATAAAGATATGGGGTATCTGCCTCATGCCCTTGTAAACTATCTCGCAAGGCTTGGCTGGTCTCATGGTGATGAAGAGATATTTTTAATGGCAGAACTTATAAAAAAATTTTCGCTGGAAAATGTGGGCAAGTCATCAGGCGTATTCAATCCTGAAAAACTCCTATGGCTTAATGCCCATTATATAAAAGAGGCAAAACCAGAAGAGATTGCAAAACTTTTAAGACCTTTTTTTGAGGCAAAGGGATTAAAGGTTCAGGATGATGAAAAACTAAAAATGGCTGTCCAGACCTTACAGGAAAGGAGCAAAACATTACTAGAGATGGCAGAAGGCGGAGAGTTTTACTTCAAAGATGATGTTGTTTACGATGAAAATTCAGCAAAAAAGTTTTTGACACCTGATATAAAAGACATCTTGCAGAAACTGATAGACAAACTGAAAGGCACAGAGCCATTCTCCCATGATAACATCCAAAAGGCATTTCAGGAACTCCTTGACGAAACAGGGTTAAAACTTGGCAAATTGGCACAGCCTGTTCGTGTTCTACTTACTGGCAAAACAGTAAGCCCCGGCATATTTGAGATAATAGAGGTTCTCGGCAGGGAAAAGACCATCTCAAGGATTGAAAAATCTAAAGAGTTTATTCCAGATAATGCATGA
- a CDS encoding cytochrome b/b6 domain-containing protein has product MENSYQEKPYFLYTVWDPIVRVLHWWNAITLFSQIITGSIILIFGSEIHGGIRDNLVNIHSISGYMFAAGVFTRILWLFIGPPSAKWRDLLPLTSAQRKVFIIHLLLSGGMWPGNYRCGYT; this is encoded by the coding sequence ATGGAAAATAGTTATCAAGAAAAACCTTATTTTTTATACACTGTCTGGGATCCGATAGTAAGGGTGCTTCACTGGTGGAATGCAATAACACTTTTTTCGCAGATTATTACAGGCAGCATTATACTGATATTCGGCAGTGAAATACACGGCGGTATAAGGGATAATCTGGTCAATATCCACAGTATATCGGGATATATGTTTGCAGCAGGGGTTTTCACACGCATACTATGGCTTTTTATAGGTCCGCCATCTGCAAAGTGGCGAGACCTCCTGCCGCTGACTTCAGCACAAAGGAAGGTTTTTATTATACATCTTCTTCTTTCTGGCGGCATGTGGCCAGGTAATTACAGGTGTGGTTATACTTGA
- a CDS encoding DUF2905 domain-containing protein: MENLGKLLVISGLILAVIGLIFIFGQRFIWLGRLPGDIIIKKDNFTFCFPIATSIIISIILSLIFYIFSRR, encoded by the coding sequence ATGGAAAACCTCGGCAAACTCCTCGTAATATCAGGTTTGATTTTAGCAGTTATTGGTTTAATCTTTATATTTGGGCAAAGGTTTATTTGGCTCGGCAGGCTGCCCGGTGATATAATAATCAAAAAAGATAACTTTACATTCTGCTTTCCTATTGCCACATCAATTATAATAAGTATAATCTTGAGTTTGATTTTCTACATATTTTCAAGGAGGTAG